The segment TTCCACCAACGCGGTACTGCATTACCTGGCCATCGCCCACTCGGCCGAAGTGGAATGGACCATCGACGATTTCGAGCGCATCCGCCGCCGCGTGCCGGTGATCTGCAACCTGAAGCCGTCGGGCGCCTACGTGGCCACCGACCTGCACCGCGCCGGTGGCATTCCGCAAGTGATGAAGATCCTGCTGAACGCCGGTCTGCTGCATGGCGACTGCCTGACGATCACGGGCCGCACGCTGGCCGAGGAGCTCGAGCACGTTCCCAATGAGCCGCGTACCGACCAGGACGTGATCCTGCCGATCTCGCAGGCCCTGTACAAGCAAGGCCACCTGGCCATCCTGAAGGGCAACCTCGCCGAGGAAGGCGCAGTGGCCAAAATCACCGGCCTGAAGAACCCGGTCATCACCGGCCCGGCCCGCGTGTTCGAGGACGAACAGAGCGCCATGGAAGCGATCCTGGCGGACAAGATCAACGCTGGCGACATCCTGGTGCTGCGCTACCTTGGCCCGAAGGGCGGCCCGGGCATGCCTGAAATGCTGGCGCCGACTTCGGCGATCATCGGCAAGGGTCTCGGCGAATCGGTTGGTTTCATCACCGACGGCCGCTTCTCGGGGGGCACCTGGGGCATGGTGGTTGGCCACGTTGCGCCGGAAGCCCATGTGGGCGGTACGATTGCACTGGTTCAGGAAGGCGACTCGATCACGATCGACGCGCACCAGCTGCTGCTGCAACTGAATGTGGCCGACGACGAGCTGGCCCGCCGCCGCGCTGCCTGGAAACAGCCGGCGCCGCGCTACACGCGCGGCGTACTGGCGAAGTTCGCGAGGCTGGCCTCCACGGCCAGCAAGGGCGCCGTGACGGACTGATCCGGCGAAAGTAGCCCCCTGCAATGCAAAAGGCCTGCGAGTCCATCGCAGGCCTTTTTGCTTGGGTGCCGATACCGGCGCGGGCCGGTAGCAAGGCCCAGGCCTACATCCCGCCCGGGTCCCGCTCGATTTCCTCCAACGTCGCGTCGAGCCACTCCACCAACCGGGCCTCGAGGGCCTGGGTCAGTTCATTGGCCAGTTGCGCCGTCAGCGGCGCCAGCCTCGATTGCAGCGTGGCTTCGGTATGGGCTTCCACCACCTGCGGCCACTCGGTGCGGAAGCGCATCATCACGCGCGTCAGCAACTCGGTGCGCACCGCACGCAGGTCGTCAGCACCCGGCATGAACGGGGCCGTGTCCACCACGTCGGACGCCGCAGCCGGCGCGTCCTCTCCCGTCGATCCGAAATCGCCGACCGCGGTGACCACGCCAGATTCTGGCATGTCCGCCGTGTCGATCACCGTGGCCTGGGCTGGCGCGGGTGCGGGTGCGGGTGCGGGTGCGGGTGCCGGCGCATCGAACACGGTGTCCGGCAACTCGACCACTTCGGTCAGCAGCGGCACGCTGTCATTGGGATCCAGCCGCGGAATGACCCGCGAAGTCGTGCGTTCGCTCATGCCGCATCTCCCTTGGCCTGGCCAATGTCATGGTGCGTGAGCGGATAGCCGCGCTCACGATAGAAACGATACCGCTCCCGCCCAGAATCCCGGGCTTCAGGCGTGGCGCCGACCACTTCAATCAACCGTTCGAAGCTGGCGAACTGCGCCGGGGCCTCCGGCGCCAGGTTCACCAGCAACTGATGGTGCGGCACGCCGTCGAGCGCGGCGGCCAGGATGATCGGCGTCACCGCCGCATTCGGGCTGTCGACCCCGCAGTGCGGCAGGAAGTCGAGCGGCGAAAACGACCACAGCCGCGCGTCGAGCTGCGCCAGCTGCTGCGGCGCGCCGTGCACCACCACCTTCTGCCCTGCCCCATAGGCCTTGCGAACCAGACGGCAGACATATGTCAGCGTGTCCGGCACATTGCTATGGAAGTCGATGCGCGTCATCCCGGCTACCTTTACCTGATCCTAAAATCCGCCCGATACGCCCGATTAGGCCGCGCGGTCCATCAGGAACTGCGTCAGCAACGGCACCGGACGGCCCGTGGCGCCCTTGGCCGCGCCGCTCTTCCACGCTGTGCCGGCGATGTCGAGGTGGGCCCAGTCGTACTTCTCGGTATAACGCGCCAGGAAGCAGGCCGCGGTCACGCTGCCGGCCGGACGGCCACCGATATTGGCCATATCGGCAAAGTTCGACTTGAGCTGGTCCTGGTAGTCATCGTCCAGCGGCAGACGCCAGGCCGTATCCATGGCCTTGCGGCCGGCACCCAGCAACTGGTCCGCCAGCGCGTCACTGCGGGCGTACAGGCCGCTGTTGACGTGGCCGAGCGCGATGATGCAGGCACCGGTCAGCGTGGCCACGTCGATCACGGCGGCCGGCTTGAAGCGCTCCACGTAAGTCAGCGCGTCGCACAGGATCAGGCGGCCTTCGGCATCGGTATTGAGGATTTCGATGGTCTGGCCGGACATGCTGGTCACTACGTCGCCCGGCTTGGTGGCGATGCCGCTCGGCATGTTCTCGCAAGTCGGCACCACGGCGATCACGTTCTGCTTCAGGCCCATTTCGGCCACGGCCTGGATCGTGCCCAGCACCGATGCCGCGCCGCACATGTCGTACTTCATCTCGTCCATGCCCTCGCCCGGCTTCAGCGAGATGCCACCCGTATCGAACGTGATGCCCTTGCCCACCAGCACCACCGGCGCCTGCTTGGCGCTCGCGCCGTCATAGCGCAGCACGATGAACTGCGGCGGCTCGACGCTGCCCTTGGTCACGGCAAGGAAGGCGCCCATGTTGAGCGCCTCGATCTGCTTGCGACCCAGGATCTCCACCTTGAGCTTGTGGCGCTTGGCGATGCCACGGGCGGTATTGGCCAGATAGGTCGGCGTGCAGATGTTGGACGGCAGGTTGCCCAGATCGCGGGTCAGTTCCATGCCGTTGGCGATGGCAGTGCCACGCACGGCGGCCTGCGAGGCGGCCTTGGCGTCGCCCACGTCCACGGCCAGCACGATCTTGCGCAGCGACGCCTTTTCGTTGGCGCCGGCGCCCCGGGGCGCGCGCTTGAGCTCGGGATGGCGCTCCAGCAGGCGATAACCGGCCTCCCGGACCAGCGTGATCGTGGTGATGATGGCCCAGGCCACGTCGCGCTGCTGCGGTGGCTGCTGAACCAGGCACCAGAGCGCCGAGGCGGCGCGCGTGCCGCCCAGGGCACGCGTGGCCGTGCGCACGGCTTCGGCAAAGGCCTTGTCGTTGAAATCGGCTTCCTTGCCCAGGCCCACCAGCAGCACGCGGGCGGCGCCAACGCCGGCCACCTCGTGCAGCATCAGTTGCGTGCCGCGCTTGCCTTCGAAGTCGCCTTGCTTGACCAGACGCGCCACCAGCCCCTTGGTGGCAACGTCCAGCGCCTTGGCCACGCCGGCCAGACTTTGGCCCTCGAACAGGCCAACCACCAGACAGTCCGTCTTCGTGGCCAAGAAACCATTTTGGCCGGCTTTGCTCAGATCCAGGGCTTTTGTGCTAAATTCCATCGCGCTTCCTTCAAGGGGCTCGTCGAAAAGAAACCCCCATTATCCGCGATTTTCATCCGCGATCCGCCGCCGCCGATCCAGAAAGCTGACAGCCCGCGGTCCTGCCAGTCCATCGGCCCCCGGCGCATCGCCCGCTCCGGCCGGCAGCCGGAAGCGTGTCTTGCATGATCTTCCAACAAGCCCTGCGGCGCGAACTCGCCTACACCGCCGGTGCGGTGTTCCTGGTGATGCTGACGTTCATGCTGACGTCGCTCGTGATCCGTATCCTGGGAATGGCCGCCAATGGCAAGGCCAGCCCCAACGACGTGCTGATGCTCATCGGCCTGGCGACGATCGGCTATCTGTCGATCCTGCTGTCGGCCACGCTGTTCATCTCGACGCTGATCGTCCTGACCCGGTGGTACAAGGACTCCGAGATGGTGGTGTGGTTCTCGTCCGGCGTCTCCCTGCGCGATCTGATCAAGCCGGTGCTGCAGTTCGCCGCGCCGTTCTTCGTCATGGCGCTGCTGCTGGGCCTGTTCGCGTGGCCGTGGGCCAACCAGCAGAGCGCGCTGTTTCGCGACCGCTTCGAGCAGCGCGGCGTGCTCTCGATGATCGCCTCGGGCCGTTTCATCGAGCCGGCCAATGGTAACTACGTGCTGTTTATCGAAGGCATCGACGCCGACATGAAGCACGCGCGCAATGTCTTCGTGGCCAATGCCGAATCGGGCAAGATCGGTGTGGCGCTGGCGCATCAGGGCCAGTTCGAGACAA is part of the Cupriavidus metallidurans CH34 genome and harbors:
- the ilvD gene encoding dihydroxy-acid dehydratase; translation: MAYNKRSQHITQGVARSPNRSMYYALGYKKEDFDKPMVGIANGHSTITPCNAGLQRLADAAVDAIKASDANPQIFGTPTISDGMSMGTEGMKYSLISREVIADCIETAAQGQWMDGVVVIGGCDKNMPGGMIALARTNVPGIYVYGGTIRPGNWKGKDLTIVSSFEAVGEFTAGRMSEEDFEGVEKNACPSTGSCGGMYTANTMSSSFEALGMSLLNSSTMANPDQEKVDSAAESARVLVEAIKKDIKPRDIITRKSIENAVTLIMATGGSTNAVLHYLAIAHSAEVEWTIDDFERIRRRVPVICNLKPSGAYVATDLHRAGGIPQVMKILLNAGLLHGDCLTITGRTLAEELEHVPNEPRTDQDVILPISQALYKQGHLAILKGNLAEEGAVAKITGLKNPVITGPARVFEDEQSAMEAILADKINAGDILVLRYLGPKGGPGMPEMLAPTSAIIGKGLGESVGFITDGRFSGGTWGMVVGHVAPEAHVGGTIALVQEGDSITIDAHQLLLQLNVADDELARRRAAWKQPAPRYTRGVLAKFARLASTASKGAVTD
- a CDS encoding DNA polymerase III subunit chi produces the protein MTRIDFHSNVPDTLTYVCRLVRKAYGAGQKVVVHGAPQQLAQLDARLWSFSPLDFLPHCGVDSPNAAVTPIILAAALDGVPHHQLLVNLAPEAPAQFASFERLIEVVGATPEARDSGRERYRFYRERGYPLTHHDIGQAKGDAA
- a CDS encoding leucyl aminopeptidase, whose amino-acid sequence is MEFSTKALDLSKAGQNGFLATKTDCLVVGLFEGQSLAGVAKALDVATKGLVARLVKQGDFEGKRGTQLMLHEVAGVGAARVLLVGLGKEADFNDKAFAEAVRTATRALGGTRAASALWCLVQQPPQQRDVAWAIITTITLVREAGYRLLERHPELKRAPRGAGANEKASLRKIVLAVDVGDAKAASQAAVRGTAIANGMELTRDLGNLPSNICTPTYLANTARGIAKRHKLKVEILGRKQIEALNMGAFLAVTKGSVEPPQFIVLRYDGASAKQAPVVLVGKGITFDTGGISLKPGEGMDEMKYDMCGAASVLGTIQAVAEMGLKQNVIAVVPTCENMPSGIATKPGDVVTSMSGQTIEILNTDAEGRLILCDALTYVERFKPAAVIDVATLTGACIIALGHVNSGLYARSDALADQLLGAGRKAMDTAWRLPLDDDYQDQLKSNFADMANIGGRPAGSVTAACFLARYTEKYDWAHLDIAGTAWKSGAAKGATGRPVPLLTQFLMDRAA
- the lptF gene encoding LPS export ABC transporter permease LptF, which translates into the protein MIFQQALRRELAYTAGAVFLVMLTFMLTSLVIRILGMAANGKASPNDVLMLIGLATIGYLSILLSATLFISTLIVLTRWYKDSEMVVWFSSGVSLRDLIKPVLQFAAPFFVMALLLGLFAWPWANQQSALFRDRFEQRGVLSMIASGRFIEPANGNYVLFIEGIDADMKHARNVFVANAESGKIGVALAHQGQFETMPNGDRLVVMEHGRRYAGIPGQLNYRIVEFDKYAVKVDNKPQDAAADLPTKSRDTIDLIRDPTRENLGELLWRISLPILAFNFVMIAIPLAYVNPRLGRYTPLVFAVLIYLTYSNLINLAQAWVRSGAMSFWMAIWPIHLAVFLCALVMFRYRANRSLGGWRAVFGLRRKTTGGRA